Genomic window (Desulforapulum autotrophicum HRM2):
AGAGTAAACATGAAAAACATATCTGCTGTGTTCCTGCTTTTCATTGCCATCATGGCGGGCACCGGCCTTACCGTATGGGCCGAAGGGGAATTTGAGGCACCGGACGACGGCCTTGAGATCAATCATATTGAGGGCAACAGCGAGCGTGACCTGTCGGTGATGTTCAACCACTCAAGCCATGAAAGTTATGACTGTTCCGAATGTCACCACAAGATGAAACTGCTCAAGGAGGGCGAGCCCCCAAGGAGCTGTGCCACCTGCCACACCGGGACGGACATCAATGAAACCAAGGGCTACAAGCCCTACTTCAAGGCCATGCACATGATCAAGAAGAACTTTCGGCCCTCGTGCATTGCCTGTCACACCCGTGAGTTCGGCGATGATCCAGACATGACCGGCTGCGCCACCTCGGCCTGCCATCCGAACGGTCTCTATTAACGGATAAGAAAAATGCACCGGCCATGCCGGTTCACATGGAACAACACCAGGGCCGCCCATGGCAGTAAAGGGCGGCCCTGGTGCATTTCCCCTGGCAACTAATGCGAACAAGGAGCAAAAG
Coding sequences:
- a CDS encoding cytochrome c3 family protein, with amino-acid sequence MKNISAVFLLFIAIMAGTGLTVWAEGEFEAPDDGLEINHIEGNSERDLSVMFNHSSHESYDCSECHHKMKLLKEGEPPRSCATCHTGTDINETKGYKPYFKAMHMIKKNFRPSCIACHTREFGDDPDMTGCATSACHPNGLY